The Pleurodeles waltl isolate 20211129_DDA chromosome 6, aPleWal1.hap1.20221129, whole genome shotgun sequence genome has a segment encoding these proteins:
- the ZBTB22 gene encoding zinc finger and BTB domain-containing protein 22: protein MSDRSLPKQLGNMDSSSAIVHLDFPEITCALLENLNQQRREGKLCDITIHVQGQIFKAHRAVLAASSPYFHDQVLLKNMTSISLPNVMDPLAFETVLSSAYTGKLSMVSDEIVNYLTVGSVLQMWHIVDKCSELLKEGRGPSRAPSRAHSCRTSENQSPSSSNYFSPREASTEFGGVHEPGKYLRSEREGSDANDGDVIFQHSLVEKGRDPFSHASHFVLETDDEMSDGGGSGECSSRRPAYIQPSIMPQKQWVYIKKEKPQEDLVLTCEEDEDPVETVPAASRQSDLPQAPLSITDVRTLQSRDLPSSKADLCHGDQRLEEQVNFCESSEDFSYEALEDMPSQFSQRALMPMDMQGNQILVYPPQAPVEHGAVQLNSSSTDGNKIFMCHCGKAFSHKSMRDRHVNMHLNLRPFDCPVCNKKFKMKHHLTEHMKTHTGLKPYECNLCNKKFMWRDSFMRHKGHCERRHRMSGSYKKEEAEDPCKNDEPCGGDAIRLQHLQQDALGTLQLHSGQGTGRTATAVHERDI from the coding sequence AAGTCTTCCAAAGCAGCTTGGCAACATGGACTCTTCCAGCGCCATCGTCCACTTGGACTTCCCAGAGATCACCTGTGCCTTGCTGGAGAACCTGAACCAACAGCGGCGGGAGGGAAAGCTCTGTGACATTACCATTCACGTCCAGGGTCAGATCTTCAAAGCTCACCGTGCTGTGCTGGCAGCCTCCTCGCCCTACTTCCATGACCAGGTTCTCCTGAAGAACATGACCTCCATCTCCCTACCAAATGTCATGGATCCTCTGGCCTTTGAAACCGTTTTGTCATCTGCATATACTGGGAAGCTGAGTATGGTTTCAGATGAGATTGTCAATTACCTGACTGTGGGCAGTGTGCTGCAAATGTGGCACATCGTGGACAAATGCTCAGAACTGCTGAAGGAGGGCCGCGGCCCATCCAGAGCTCCCTCTCGAGCACACTCGTGCCGCACCAGTGAGAACCAGTCACCCAGCAGCAGTAACTATTTTAGCCCTCGGGAAGCATCTACAGAATTTGGAGGGGTGCATGAGCCAGGCAAGTATTTGCGATCAGAGAGGGAGGGCTCTGATGCCAATGATGGTGATGTAATATTCCAGCACTCATTGGTCGAAAAGGGCCGTGACCCTTTTTCTCATGCCAGCCACTTTGTCCTGGAGACTGATGATGAAATGAGTGATGGTGGTGGCAGCGGAGAGTGCTCAAGTAGGAGGCCCGCATACATTCAGCCCAGCATCATGCCCCAGAAGCAGTGGGTTTATATCAAGAAGGAAAAGCCTCAGGAGGACCTAgtgctgacctgtgaggaggacgAGGATCCTGTAGAGACTGTTCCAGCTGCTTCCCGACAGTCTGACCTCCCTCAGGCACCGCTGAGCATCACTGATGTGCGCACCCTCCAATCCCGGGACCTGCCAAGCAGCAAGGCAGATCTCTGCCATGGAGACCAGAGGTTAGAGGAGCAAGTGAACTTCTGCGAGTCCTCTGAGGATTTCAGCTATGAAGCACTTGAGGACATGCCAAGTCAGTTCTCCCAGCGTGCACTCATGCCCATGGACATGCAAGGCAACCAGATTCTGGTCTACCCTCCCCAGGCTCCAGTGGAGCATGGTGCTGTGCAACTCAACAGCAGCTCTACAGATGGCAACAAGATTTTCATGTGCCACTGTGGCAAGGCCTTCTCTCACAAGAGTATGCGGGACAGGCACGTGAATATGCACCTCAATCTGCGGCCCTTCGACTGCCCGGTCTGCAACAAGAAGTTCAAGATGAAGCACCACCTAACAGAGCATATGAAGACGCACACTGGCCTGAAACCCTACGAGTGCAACCTCTGCAACAAGAAGTTCATGTGGCGTGACAGCTTCATGCGGCACAAGGGCCACTGTGAGCGGCGGCACCGTATGAGCGGCAGCTACAAGAAAGAGGAAGCTGAGGATCCCTGCAAGAATGATGAGCCCTGCGGGGGTGATGCCATCCGGCTGCAGCATCTGCAACAAGATGCTCTGGGGACACTGCAGCTGCACTCGGGGCAAGGGACAGGACGGACGGCCACAGCGGTGCATGAGCGGGACATCTGA